Proteins co-encoded in one Candidatus Stoquefichus sp. SB1 genomic window:
- a CDS encoding YibE/F family protein — MFKKINKCDIVLIFITIIFTVIVYVFQNQNSINVSLYNSSSLGYAKATVIEVVEDQTQEDEQNPGRYYGVQNLYVEILEGSHQGNKVYIDNYLSSTHNVRLHTGQTFIACVDNPKDANSYISVYNYYRTPYIYGFIGLLIVLVIIVGKSKGVRTIISLGFTFYAIIGLLLPMIFAGYAPILTTIMIIILSIGYTLFMLNGNSVKTWVATIASSIGVILSGICFQIMGNLISVSGFNTDQAEALILISQQTGLKISEILFAGILISCLGAVMDVGMSIASSLYELKRVNPEITKHQIFQSGIHIGKDMIGTMCNTLILAFTGSSMTILVTFLAYQIQYNQLMNSDFIATEIAQGIAGTIGIVLTVPIGALISAYMYTRYWHKELKS; from the coding sequence ATGTTTAAAAAGATTAATAAATGCGATATTGTCCTTATTTTTATCACAATTATCTTTACAGTTATTGTATATGTATTTCAAAATCAAAATTCTATTAATGTCTCATTATATAATTCATCATCATTAGGTTATGCAAAAGCAACTGTTATTGAAGTTGTTGAAGATCAAACTCAGGAAGATGAACAAAATCCAGGTAGGTATTATGGAGTTCAAAATTTATATGTTGAAATATTAGAAGGAAGTCATCAAGGAAATAAAGTCTATATAGATAATTATTTATCTTCAACACATAATGTGAGATTACATACAGGACAAACATTCATTGCATGTGTTGATAATCCTAAAGATGCCAATTCATATATTTCTGTATATAATTATTATCGTACACCTTATATTTATGGTTTTATTGGATTATTAATTGTTCTTGTGATTATTGTTGGAAAATCAAAAGGTGTAAGAACAATTATCAGTTTAGGATTTACTTTTTATGCTATTATTGGATTATTGTTACCAATGATTTTTGCAGGCTATGCACCTATATTAACAACCATTATGATTATTATATTATCAATTGGATATACCTTATTTATGTTAAATGGAAATTCAGTAAAAACATGGGTTGCAACAATCGCTTCATCAATTGGTGTCATCTTAAGTGGAATTTGTTTTCAAATTATGGGAAATCTTATTTCGGTGTCAGGATTTAATACTGATCAGGCAGAAGCACTTATTTTAATATCACAACAGACAGGATTAAAAATTAGTGAAATATTATTTGCAGGTATTTTAATTTCATGTTTAGGAGCAGTAATGGATGTAGGAATGTCTATTGCTTCATCATTATATGAACTAAAGAGAGTCAACCCAGAAATAACAAAACATCAAATTTTTCAATCTGGCATCCACATTGGTAAAGATATGATTGGGACAATGTGTAATACTTTAATTTTAGCATTTACAGGAAGTTCTATGACTATTCTTGTGACATTTTTGGCTTATCAGATTCAATATAACCAGTTAATGAATTCAGACTTTATAGCAACTGAAATTGCTCAAGGTATTGCTGGAACAATTGGTATAGTATTAACTGTTCCTATTGGTGCTTTGATAAGTGCATATATGTATACACGTTATTGGCATAAAGAATTAAAATCTTAA
- a CDS encoding purple acid phosphatase family protein: MNKNGIIALTLLSAMGVTSTTSVLNFTNPIVMTQAKSTNTGTVVMDSNTDFRYLDTGADPADGTQAKDKWGQYTGWTRAYKNGDNASLNGYYNDNDWQYTKGEFSTDETTSGYQLNKDSQAYFFRGRFQIDKASDIKGIHLNFDYKDAVIVYINGQQLTSLNVPDEGYRTNGDASGSHKDNLGYGSQKTYSEKQTADLYFRDISDMLVDGENIIAIELHKTNAQSSAYFKMNELSTNPDENLLPQRDALKAISLSVGRTSTELNLNWFSLAKDGGTVQYAKKSDMTGKEFPVEKAKTVNAKTSEAQAESYYANKATLQNLQANTEYVYRVGNHGEWSDIYSTTTKSNDKFSFLFAGDPQLGSSGDLTSDKDGWKNTLNLVKTNPLFKDVHFIQNAGDHVEAGKNESQYDAYLSNYEGSVVYSTPFANAVGNHDYKGTAYNDHFNLPNVSQLGDSGEGNAQGDYYYVYNNTLMLVLNSNNRSTAEHEEFIQNTIEKTKNNKDIQWKIVVFHHSIYSSASHASDTDILDRRSTLAPMFKEMGIDVVLMGHDHVYTRSMLMDGLTPMKEESFDDKGQAISEVTDPTGITYITANSASGSKYYEFTDKLQGDYIAVKNQEHVANITKLNVSDGELKIVTYRTSDMSVVDEFTIHKTLDKSDLQLLIKEVKELDKSQYTEESYAVLQTALTRAEELIAKSDINQKEIDQALADLQSAKANLKTKTVVNPNDNNQKPNDNNQDLTQTENPDHKTEDPQNITNPQKTQVQTADNTSLVTWLAVAGIASLAGVTVYITQKKQKEN; this comes from the coding sequence ATGAATAAAAATGGTATTATTGCTTTAACATTATTATCAGCGATGGGTGTAACATCTACAACTTCTGTATTGAATTTTACAAATCCTATTGTCATGACACAAGCAAAGAGTACAAATACAGGAACTGTTGTAATGGATTCAAATACAGATTTTAGATATTTAGATACAGGTGCAGATCCAGCAGATGGAACTCAGGCAAAAGATAAATGGGGACAATATACAGGCTGGACACGTGCTTATAAAAACGGGGATAATGCATCTTTAAATGGTTATTATAATGATAATGACTGGCAGTATACAAAAGGTGAGTTTTCAACAGATGAGACAACATCTGGATATCAGTTAAATAAAGATTCTCAAGCTTATTTCTTTAGAGGAAGATTTCAAATTGATAAAGCTTCTGATATTAAAGGAATACATTTGAATTTTGATTATAAAGATGCTGTTATTGTTTATATTAATGGTCAGCAATTAACATCTTTAAATGTTCCTGATGAAGGATATCGAACAAATGGTGATGCTTCAGGAAGTCATAAAGATAATTTAGGATATGGTAGTCAAAAAACATATAGTGAAAAACAAACAGCTGATCTCTATTTTAGAGATATAAGTGATATGTTAGTTGATGGTGAAAATATTATTGCAATTGAGCTCCATAAAACAAATGCACAAAGTTCTGCTTATTTTAAAATGAATGAGTTATCAACAAATCCAGATGAAAATCTTTTACCACAAAGAGATGCACTTAAAGCAATTTCATTATCTGTTGGAAGAACATCTACTGAATTAAATCTTAACTGGTTTTCATTAGCTAAAGATGGCGGGACTGTTCAGTATGCAAAGAAATCTGATATGACAGGAAAAGAATTCCCAGTTGAAAAAGCCAAAACTGTAAATGCAAAAACATCTGAAGCTCAAGCAGAATCTTATTATGCTAATAAAGCAACACTTCAAAATTTACAAGCTAATACAGAATATGTTTATAGAGTAGGAAATCATGGAGAATGGTCAGATATTTATTCAACAACGACAAAATCAAATGATAAATTTAGTTTCTTATTTGCAGGAGATCCACAATTAGGATCATCAGGAGATTTAACTTCTGATAAAGATGGATGGAAAAATACTTTGAATTTAGTCAAAACAAATCCTTTATTTAAAGATGTTCATTTTATCCAAAATGCTGGAGATCATGTTGAAGCAGGTAAAAATGAATCACAATATGATGCTTATTTATCTAACTATGAAGGAAGTGTTGTGTATTCAACACCATTTGCTAATGCTGTTGGAAATCATGATTATAAAGGAACAGCATATAATGATCACTTCAATTTACCAAATGTGAGTCAATTAGGAGATAGTGGTGAAGGCAATGCTCAAGGTGATTACTATTATGTTTATAATAATACCTTAATGCTTGTTTTAAATTCTAATAATAGAAGTACAGCAGAACATGAAGAATTTATTCAAAATACAATTGAAAAAACAAAAAATAATAAAGATATTCAATGGAAAATTGTAGTCTTTCATCACTCTATTTATTCATCAGCATCACATGCAAGTGATACAGACATCCTAGATAGAAGAAGCACACTTGCACCAATGTTTAAAGAAATGGGAATTGATGTTGTTTTAATGGGACATGACCATGTTTATACAAGAAGTATGTTAATGGATGGCTTAACACCTATGAAAGAGGAATCATTTGATGATAAGGGTCAAGCAATAAGTGAAGTAACTGATCCAACAGGAATTACATATATTACTGCTAATTCAGCAAGTGGTAGTAAGTATTATGAATTTACTGATAAATTGCAAGGTGATTATATAGCAGTTAAAAATCAGGAACATGTTGCTAATATTACAAAACTCAATGTAAGTGATGGAGAATTAAAAATTGTGACTTATCGAACATCAGATATGTCTGTTGTAGATGAATTTACAATTCATAAAACATTAGATAAAAGTGATTTACAATTACTTATTAAAGAAGTTAAAGAACTAGATAAATCTCAGTATACTGAAGAATCATATGCAGTCTTACAAACAGCTTTAACAAGAGCAGAAGAGTTAATTGCAAAATCAGATATTAATCAAAAAGAGATAGATCAGGCATTAGCAGACTTACAATCAGCAAAAGCAAATCTGAAAACAAAAACAGTTGTCAATCCAAATGACAACAATCAAAAACCTAATGATAATAATCAAGATTTAACGCAAACTGAAAATCCTGATCATAAAACAGAAGATCCACAAAATATCACGAATCCTCAAAAGACACAAGTTCAAACAGCTGATAATACCTCATTAGTGACATGGTTAGCTGTGGCAGGTATTGCATCATTAGCGGGAGTAACAGTTTATATTACTCAAAAGAAACAAAAAGAAAATTAA
- a CDS encoding IS200/IS605 family accessory protein TnpB-related protein, with product MPKITISSTRVYYHELSNDTALAIQNDISLYQSMLHKSYRELYNNNSINSRYLKDIYHTNDYFPLSAISEAKGILKSQKTWHHKSISMKKKKLKKIEKKIDQETKFLKQYKMTKATLIALSKAIAHDEALPPVYRCRGMKWYSCDPLHCYYRNQYMLLYIFEVQILNPLIRSTGHKLKQLRYRRTRVLHKIEKLEKRMKQIRFHRNRYMKITGRSQGKYCNNLFKYDHEKKTMTYIDTYQRRHAFSLDFPYRREELIRVLNLKHATKGKAVCYTLKDKGDYFIVSAAIELDVKYEECLFEITEGTVGIDINNDRISLSEIDRHGNLIYCRDILFDLSSKTSSQRKWIIENTVKQIIGYCKEVGKPLIIEELNFEKKKKDFEVYNQNKKYQRMLSEFSYRKIIEKLYSRSYREKIGINEVNPAYTSVIGKLKYARAKGISIHKAASYVIARRGMGYSERLPLRKYQQINKPQLTRWRNYSQLIAE from the coding sequence ATGCCTAAGATAACGATTTCATCTACCAGAGTCTATTATCATGAGTTATCCAATGATACTGCTCTCGCTATTCAAAATGATATATCACTCTATCAGTCAATGCTTCATAAGTCATATAGAGAACTCTATAATAACAATAGCATCAACTCCAGATATCTGAAGGATATCTATCATACCAATGACTACTTCCCTTTAAGTGCTATCAGTGAGGCTAAGGGAATACTGAAGTCACAGAAGACCTGGCATCATAAGTCTATATCAATGAAAAAGAAGAAGCTAAAGAAGATTGAAAAGAAGATTGATCAGGAAACAAAGTTTCTTAAACAGTATAAAATGACCAAGGCTACTCTTATAGCGCTTTCTAAAGCGATTGCACATGATGAAGCGCTTCCGCCTGTCTACAGATGCAGGGGTATGAAGTGGTACAGTTGTGATCCTCTTCACTGCTACTATAGAAATCAGTATATGCTTCTCTATATATTTGAGGTTCAGATACTGAATCCACTGATCAGGTCAACAGGACATAAATTAAAGCAGCTCAGATACAGAAGGACAAGGGTGCTTCATAAAATAGAAAAGCTTGAAAAGAGGATGAAGCAGATTCGTTTTCATAGAAACAGGTATATGAAGATAACCGGAAGAAGTCAGGGCAAATACTGCAACAATCTGTTCAAGTATGATCACGAAAAGAAGACAATGACCTATATCGATACCTATCAGAGAAGACATGCCTTTTCACTTGATTTTCCCTATCGCAGGGAAGAACTGATAAGAGTACTGAATCTGAAGCATGCCACAAAGGGGAAGGCAGTGTGCTATACCCTGAAGGATAAAGGTGATTACTTCATTGTCAGTGCAGCAATAGAACTTGATGTGAAGTATGAGGAATGCCTGTTTGAAATCACAGAAGGAACAGTTGGAATAGATATCAATAACGACAGGATATCATTAAGCGAGATAGACAGACATGGGAATCTGATATACTGTCGTGATATTCTTTTTGACCTTAGCAGTAAGACATCAAGTCAAAGAAAATGGATTATAGAGAACACAGTGAAACAGATTATCGGATACTGCAAAGAAGTCGGTAAGCCACTGATTATAGAGGAACTGAACTTTGAAAAGAAGAAAAAGGACTTTGAAGTGTACAATCAGAATAAGAAGTATCAGAGAATGCTAAGTGAATTCTCATATCGAAAGATCATTGAAAAGCTGTACAGTCGCTCATACAGGGAAAAGATAGGAATCAATGAAGTGAATCCGGCGTATACAAGTGTCATAGGGAAACTGAAATATGCCAGAGCGAAAGGAATCAGCATACATAAGGCAGCATCATATGTGATAGCCAGAAGAGGAATGGGATACAGTGAAAGACTGCCATTAAGGAAGTATCAGCAAATCAACAAGCCCCAACTTACAAGGTGGAGAAACTACAGTCAGCTAATTGCAGAATGA
- a CDS encoding DUF4352 domain-containing protein: MKKLIKCLLTVLMGVSIVACSSKNNDLAIEWGKETKFEDLVSFQLETIGKTQQITPDVIGTYYNYYKPRTSTNALLDVVLQMTNLKNEDLKVASAVDTSFTINEKEYPGYTIAVSEDGKTIHQGATLTSEGTSKIHFYTEIDPKLLDGDITFQLKTKDEDKEQVAAMTFKLSDVASHYESKKLKDVVTIDGTGEITLESTDVAKKIEPAKPTGLYTYYKVRSDSNSFVILKTNIKNTSDKDLTASNVVSAVLVDQNSNEYPSNMFYEKDDQSNLSAASSTTLAAGKSGTVYFVFEVSDSIANAEKTIRMAHMGKVYTFTF, from the coding sequence ATGAAAAAGTTAATTAAATGTTTATTAACAGTTTTAATGGGAGTAAGTATTGTTGCATGTAGCAGCAAAAACAATGATTTAGCAATTGAATGGGGAAAGGAAACAAAGTTTGAAGATTTGGTTTCTTTTCAACTAGAAACTATTGGGAAAACACAACAGATTACACCTGATGTTATTGGAACATATTATAATTATTATAAACCAAGAACATCAACAAACGCTTTATTAGATGTTGTATTACAGATGACTAATTTAAAGAATGAGGATTTAAAGGTTGCCTCTGCTGTAGATACTTCATTTACTATTAATGAAAAAGAATATCCTGGATATACGATTGCTGTCAGTGAAGATGGAAAAACGATTCATCAGGGAGCAACTCTTACAAGTGAAGGAACAAGTAAAATTCATTTCTATACTGAAATTGATCCAAAACTTTTAGATGGTGATATTACATTTCAATTAAAGACAAAAGATGAAGATAAGGAACAAGTTGCAGCAATGACATTTAAATTAAGTGATGTTGCAAGTCATTATGAAAGCAAGAAATTAAAAGATGTGGTAACTATTGATGGTACAGGTGAGATAACTTTAGAGTCTACAGATGTAGCAAAGAAGATAGAACCAGCAAAACCAACAGGTTTATATACTTATTATAAAGTGAGATCAGATAGTAATAGTTTTGTTATTTTAAAAACAAATATTAAAAATACTTCTGATAAAGATTTAACTGCATCAAATGTTGTTTCAGCAGTATTGGTAGATCAAAATAGTAATGAATATCCAAGCAATATGTTCTATGAAAAAGATGATCAAAGTAATTTATCAGCAGCAAGTTCTACAACATTAGCAGCTGGTAAGAGTGGAACAGTCTATTTTGTATTTGAAGTTTCTGATAGTATTGCAAATGCAGAAAAAACAATAAGAATGGCACATATGGGAAAAGTTTATACTTTCACATTTTAA
- the lysA gene encoding diaminopimelate decarboxylase, with amino-acid sequence MVLQTEFAQIRNNTLYIDEVNAMDLVKTYGTPLYVMSEGHIRHQMNELKTKFLDKYENVLPLFASKSFSCLEIYKIAKEYGIGIDCVSAGEISIALKAGFDPHKIYFHGNNKLPSEIEYAISHDVDHFVIDNFYEIELVEKIATRLDKTIYATVRVVPEIKAGGHGFIQTGHKDTKFGFSARHGIYLEAIQKIMDSHHIEFEGIHCHIGSQVFDLYAYISAMKRFVGFAYEIYDQLGVMVTKINAGGGYGIAYTKKDEPLDFEVITTEIMKTIKEGYDARGWKMPMVLVEPGRYIVGNAGITLYTIGTIKEIPEVRTYVSIDGGMTDNIRTCLYDADYEGVIVNKAEEPRDTKVTVAGKICESGDIVVKEIMVAKPEPGDIFAQFSTGAYHYSMSSNYNQLPKPAVVFTYQGKSKLVIRRQTFDDLTYYDVEEDY; translated from the coding sequence ATGGTTTTACAAACAGAATTTGCACAAATTAGAAATAATACATTATACATAGATGAAGTTAATGCTATGGATCTTGTAAAGACCTATGGAACACCACTCTATGTTATGAGTGAAGGACATATTCGTCATCAGATGAATGAATTAAAGACGAAGTTTTTAGATAAATATGAAAATGTTTTACCTTTATTTGCATCAAAATCATTTAGCTGTTTAGAAATTTATAAGATTGCTAAAGAATATGGCATAGGTATTGACTGTGTAAGTGCTGGTGAAATTTCAATTGCTTTAAAAGCAGGATTTGACCCACATAAGATATATTTCCACGGAAATAATAAATTACCATCTGAAATAGAATATGCTATTTCACATGATGTTGATCATTTTGTGATTGATAATTTTTATGAGATTGAATTGGTTGAAAAAATTGCAACACGTTTAGATAAAACAATTTATGCAACTGTTAGAGTTGTACCAGAAATTAAAGCCGGTGGTCATGGCTTTATTCAAACTGGTCATAAAGATACAAAATTTGGATTTAGTGCTAGACATGGTATTTATTTGGAAGCAATTCAAAAAATTATGGATTCTCATCATATTGAATTTGAAGGAATTCATTGTCATATTGGTTCACAGGTTTTTGATCTTTATGCTTATATCAGTGCAATGAAACGTTTTGTTGGGTTTGCATATGAAATATATGATCAATTAGGTGTTATGGTTACTAAAATTAATGCTGGTGGTGGATATGGTATTGCATATACTAAAAAAGATGAACCATTAGATTTTGAAGTGATTACTACTGAAATTATGAAAACAATCAAAGAAGGTTATGATGCTCGTGGTTGGAAAATGCCGATGGTCTTAGTAGAACCGGGACGTTATATTGTTGGTAATGCGGGAATAACACTTTATACAATTGGGACAATTAAGGAAATACCTGAAGTACGTACATATGTCAGTATTGATGGTGGGATGACAGATAATATTAGAACATGTTTGTATGATGCTGATTATGAAGGTGTTATTGTTAACAAGGCTGAGGAACCTCGAGATACAAAGGTTACTGTGGCAGGTAAAATCTGTGAGTCTGGTGATATTGTGGTGAAAGAAATAATGGTTGCTAAACCTGAACCAGGTGATATTTTTGCTCAATTTTCAACAGGAGCATATCATTATTCTATGTCATCTAATTATAATCAATTACCAAAGCCAGCAGTTGTATTTACATATCAAGGAAAATCTAAGTTAGTGATTAGAAGACAAACATTTGATGATTTGACTTATTATGATGTAGAAGAAGATTATTAA
- the dapB gene encoding 4-hydroxy-tetrahydrodipicolinate reductase — protein sequence MNVIVYGYGLMGQKVAQAVRNNDQMNLIGVVSPVFNEKIVENMYSSLQEVHDQVDAIIDFSHPNNLDDILKFGIKHHCALVIATTGYDEQQKLRIEEASSQIPIFQSYNTSFGVSMLTKIVKEVAKEFYNQGYDIEIIEKHHNQKIDAPSGTAKLLYDVIHEDIDETKEVYDRSQVHHKREKNEIGIQSVRAGTIFGEHTVLFAGHDEIIEVKHTALSKEVFVQGAISACVAIVDKENGLFTLKNLY from the coding sequence ATGAATGTAATTGTATATGGATATGGATTAATGGGACAAAAAGTGGCCCAAGCAGTGAGAAACAATGATCAAATGAATTTGATTGGAGTTGTTTCTCCTGTCTTTAATGAGAAAATTGTAGAAAACATGTATTCTTCATTACAAGAGGTTCATGATCAAGTGGATGCTATTATTGATTTTTCTCATCCAAATAATTTAGATGATATATTAAAATTTGGAATAAAGCATCATTGTGCATTAGTTATAGCCACAACAGGTTATGATGAACAACAAAAATTACGTATTGAGGAAGCATCATCACAAATTCCAATTTTTCAATCATATAATACATCATTTGGTGTATCAATGTTAACAAAGATTGTTAAAGAGGTTGCTAAGGAATTCTATAATCAAGGATATGATATAGAAATTATTGAAAAACATCATAATCAAAAGATTGATGCTCCTTCTGGTACTGCTAAGCTTTTGTATGATGTTATTCATGAAGATATTGATGAAACAAAAGAAGTTTATGATCGCAGTCAGGTTCATCACAAAAGAGAAAAGAATGAGATTGGCATTCAATCTGTGCGAGCAGGAACAATTTTTGGGGAACATACAGTTTTATTTGCAGGACATGATGAAATTATTGAAGTCAAACATACAGCACTATCTAAAGAGGTTTTTGTTCAAGGTGCTATTTCAGCGTGTGTTGCAATCGTAGATAAAGAAAATGGTTTATTTACATTAAAAAATTTATATTAA
- the dapA gene encoding 4-hydroxy-tetrahydrodipicolinate synthase, with protein MESIFEGSAVALVLPMHEDGSLDFEGFKRQVQRMIDGGVQALLVNGTTGETPTITIEEEFELTKIVMEMAKGTGIKVIAGAGSNDTATALKKAEFAKEVGADAILVVTPYYNKTSQRGLIDHYTYIADRVDIPMIIYNVPGRTGMNITVDTVVELAKHKNIKAMKDATDNIAYAMDVLSKTRDLDFDMYSGCDDNILPFIAAGGKGVISVLSNVYPRETEKFAQAVLKGDMELARAMAYDLNDVSKYLFVDVNPIMPKVALAKLGVCGEMVRRPLIPTIEANKELLFEAMKKFEEKGY; from the coding sequence ATGGAATCTATTTTTGAAGGAAGTGCGGTTGCATTGGTATTACCAATGCATGAAGATGGAAGTTTAGATTTTGAAGGTTTTAAAAGACAAGTTCAAAGAATGATTGATGGTGGTGTTCAAGCTTTACTTGTCAATGGAACAACTGGAGAAACACCTACAATTACAATTGAAGAAGAATTCGAATTAACAAAAATTGTCATGGAAATGGCTAAAGGAACTGGTATTAAGGTTATAGCTGGAGCAGGATCAAATGATACTGCAACTGCCTTAAAAAAAGCTGAATTTGCAAAAGAGGTTGGTGCTGATGCTATTTTAGTGGTGACACCATACTACAATAAAACAAGTCAAAGAGGTTTAATTGATCATTATACTTATATTGCTGATCGTGTAGATATTCCAATGATTATCTATAATGTTCCTGGACGTACTGGAATGAATATAACTGTTGATACAGTTGTAGAACTTGCTAAGCATAAAAATATTAAAGCCATGAAAGATGCAACAGATAATATTGCTTATGCAATGGATGTTTTATCAAAAACAAGAGATTTAGATTTTGATATGTATAGTGGTTGTGATGATAATATTTTGCCATTTATTGCAGCTGGAGGTAAAGGCGTTATTTCGGTTTTATCTAATGTTTATCCTAGAGAAACAGAAAAGTTTGCGCAAGCAGTTTTAAAGGGTGATATGGAATTAGCAAGAGCAATGGCATATGATTTGAATGATGTAAGTAAATATTTATTTGTTGATGTCAATCCAATTATGCCAAAAGTTGCTTTAGCTAAATTAGGAGTTTGTGGAGAAATGGTCAGAAGACCTTTGATTCCAACAATTGAAGCTAATAAAGAATTGTTATTTGAAGCAATGAAAAAATTTGAAGAAAAGGGATATTAA
- a CDS encoding ACT domain-containing protein — protein sequence MEKTTNTQVGYNDQIIHVKLLNVEKNSYFIGDIFKQISQMNVNIDMISQVMLEDEMRIDFTCDLKDQEKLNQAIESIKENHPRIMVYQNRNVAKVMVEDQKMKDEVGVAAQIFEILGKQQIPLLQITTSEISISFVIPKEFMELAVHKIKNIYQL from the coding sequence ATGGAGAAAACAACAAATACACAGGTAGGCTACAATGATCAAATTATTCATGTCAAGTTATTAAATGTTGAGAAAAATTCATATTTTATAGGTGATATTTTTAAACAAATTTCACAAATGAACGTGAATATAGATATGATTTCTCAAGTCATGTTAGAAGATGAAATGCGTATTGATTTTACATGTGATCTTAAAGACCAGGAAAAATTAAATCAAGCGATAGAAAGTATTAAAGAAAATCATCCAAGAATAATGGTTTATCAAAATAGAAATGTTGCTAAAGTCATGGTTGAAGATCAAAAAATGAAAGATGAAGTTGGTGTTGCAGCTCAAATTTTTGAAATATTAGGTAAACAACAAATCCCTTTATTACAAATAACAACATCTGAAATATCAATATCATTTGTTATTCCTAAAGAATTTATGGAATTAGCTGTTCATAAAATTAAAAATATATATCAATTATAA
- a CDS encoding metallophosphoesterase, producing the protein MKIFFILMFLFIIIAPFLYFLYKFKYLKKLYKNILGVCTLFSLIIICMKIFILPNNPIFFVFTMIVQFYILSVFITVIILALYQLLMSFIHKTVQKRVVILCGVIAVAITSFGYMTHFHKVEKNYDIVVHKDTDLSSLRIAAISDMHLGTGTYLQDVNHLVNKINQQSYDAIFLIGDLFDESTPTEMVVEALNSLSHMKSQYGIYAVNGNHEHFANILDPSLYQKNNIQLLNENYVCVDGLFNIVGREDVSAHQEQTIAQIIQGMDTSLPTFVLDHNPKRYQEMMNYADLQISGHTHAGQAFPLTLLTAPLYDNVYGLLQKNDFSLIVTSGYGSWGFPVRLLTHCEYLDIKITFTKK; encoded by the coding sequence ATGAAAATATTTTTTATTTTAATGTTTCTCTTTATTATTATAGCACCTTTTCTCTATTTTCTTTATAAATTTAAATATTTAAAAAAGCTATATAAAAATATACTTGGTGTTTGTACTCTCTTTTCACTTATCATTATATGTATGAAAATATTTATTCTTCCTAATAATCCAATCTTTTTTGTATTCACAATGATTGTACAATTTTATATATTATCTGTTTTTATAACAGTCATAATATTGGCTTTATATCAATTATTGATGTCTTTTATTCATAAAACTGTTCAAAAAAGAGTAGTCATTTTGTGTGGGGTTATTGCGGTAGCCATAACAAGTTTTGGATATATGACACATTTTCATAAAGTTGAAAAAAATTATGATATTGTTGTTCATAAAGACACTGATTTATCTTCTTTACGTATTGCAGCTATTAGTGATATGCATTTAGGAACTGGAACTTATTTACAAGATGTTAATCATCTTGTAAATAAAATTAATCAACAGTCTTATGATGCTATCTTTCTTATTGGAGATTTATTTGATGAATCTACACCTACAGAAATGGTGGTAGAAGCCTTAAATTCATTATCTCATATGAAAAGTCAATATGGTATTTATGCTGTTAATGGTAATCATGAACATTTTGCAAATATATTAGATCCTTCACTTTATCAAAAAAATAATATTCAACTTTTAAATGAAAATTATGTATGTGTTGATGGATTATTTAATATAGTAGGTAGAGAAGATGTTTCGGCTCATCAGGAACAGACAATTGCTCAGATAATTCAAGGTATGGATACAAGCTTGCCAACATTTGTCTTAGACCATAATCCTAAAAGATATCAGGAAATGATGAATTATGCTGATTTACAAATATCAGGACATACACATGCTGGACAAGCATTTCCATTAACATTATTGACAGCACCCTTATATGATAATGTATATGGTCTTTTACAAAAAAATGATTTTTCTTTGATTGTAACTAGTGGTTATGGTTCTTGGGGATTCCCTGTCAGACTTCTCACTCATTGTGAATATTTGGATATAAAGATAACGTTTACAAAAAAGTAA